Proteins encoded in a region of the Methylobacterium radiotolerans JCM 2831 genome:
- the phnC gene encoding phosphonate ABC transporter ATP-binding protein: MTQAVTAGSAARAVAAGPEGDPRAEDPRALVIRGLTKAYRAGQPVLKGIDLVVPGTGLTAIIGPSGTGKSTLIRCINRLVQPTSGEILFRGEDLARLSGPALRRARRRIGMVFQEYNLVERLSVMENLLCGRLGYVPAWRAWLRRFPEADIARAFDLLDAVGLSGFATRRADALSGGQRQRVGIARAIMQEPEIVLADEPTSSLDPKSSVEIMEILSRLAAERGVPVVVNIHNVALAQRFAARIVGMSGGHVVYDGPPDRLSEADLRGIYGGENWLE, from the coding sequence GTGACGCAGGCCGTGACGGCGGGGAGCGCGGCGCGCGCGGTGGCGGCCGGACCTGAGGGTGATCCCCGGGCGGAGGATCCGCGCGCGCTGGTGATCCGCGGGCTGACCAAGGCGTACCGGGCCGGGCAGCCGGTCCTGAAGGGCATCGACCTCGTGGTGCCCGGCACCGGGCTCACGGCGATCATCGGGCCGTCCGGCACCGGCAAGAGCACCCTGATCCGCTGCATCAACCGCCTGGTCCAGCCGACCTCGGGGGAGATCCTGTTCCGCGGCGAGGACCTCGCCCGGCTCTCCGGCCCCGCCCTGCGCCGGGCGCGGCGCCGGATCGGGATGGTGTTCCAGGAGTACAACCTGGTCGAGCGCCTCTCGGTGATGGAGAACCTGCTCTGCGGCCGCCTCGGCTACGTGCCGGCGTGGCGCGCGTGGCTGCGGCGCTTCCCCGAGGCGGACATCGCCCGCGCCTTCGACCTCCTCGACGCGGTCGGCCTGTCGGGTTTCGCCACCCGCCGGGCCGACGCCCTGTCGGGCGGGCAGCGCCAGCGCGTCGGCATCGCCCGGGCGATCATGCAGGAGCCCGAGATCGTGCTCGCCGACGAGCCGACCTCGTCCCTCGACCCGAAGAGCTCCGTGGAGATCATGGAGATCCTGTCCCGGCTCGCGGCCGAGCGCGGCGTGCCGGTGGTGGTCAACATCCACAACGTGGCGCTCGCCCAGCGCTTCGCCGCGCGGATCGTCGGCATGTCGGGCGGGCACGTGGTCTATGACGGGCCGCCGGACCGGCTGAGCGAGGCCGACCTGCGCGGCATCTACGGCGGCGAGAACTGGCTCGAATGA
- a CDS encoding M20 family metallopeptidase yields MDNRNAVWRHVDAQSERLIALSERVWGMPEVCYTETRSCAEHVAELRHQGFRVTEAVAGIPTAVMGEAGDGGPVIAFLGEYDALPGLSQEAGVAEHRPVEAGGHGHGCGHNLLGSAALLAATALKDWLAETGTPGRVRYYGCPAEEGGAAKAFMVRAGAFADADIAISWHPGSFWEVAPPVALANTRADFVFTGRTAHAAAAPHLGRSALDAVELMSVGVNYMREHMPSDARVHYAYLDAGGIAPNVVQAGATVRYSIRARDLPGMLALVERVKKIAQGAALMTETAVEVRIVSAVSNLLANDPLERALHDVMEELGPPHFDEADRDFAGQIRATLTDGDIDAVFRAIGMPRTEAPLADFLVPLDAPRNPAVGSTDVGDVSWVVPTVQAHAPTVAIGTPFHTWQVVAQGKTPAAHKAMVQVAKAMAATGARALTDAALRDAAKADLARRVGAAGYVSPLPPEVEPPLGMSLGR; encoded by the coding sequence ATGGACAACCGCAACGCCGTGTGGCGCCACGTCGACGCGCAGTCAGAGCGGCTGATCGCCCTGTCCGAGCGGGTCTGGGGCATGCCGGAGGTCTGCTACACGGAAACGCGCTCCTGCGCCGAGCACGTCGCCGAGCTGCGCCACCAGGGCTTCCGGGTCACGGAGGCGGTCGCCGGCATTCCCACTGCGGTCATGGGCGAGGCCGGGGACGGCGGCCCGGTCATCGCGTTCCTCGGCGAGTACGACGCCCTGCCGGGCCTGTCGCAGGAGGCGGGCGTCGCCGAGCACCGGCCGGTGGAGGCGGGCGGCCACGGCCACGGCTGCGGCCACAACCTCCTCGGCTCGGCGGCCTTGCTCGCCGCCACCGCCCTGAAGGACTGGCTCGCCGAGACCGGCACGCCGGGCCGCGTGCGCTACTACGGCTGCCCGGCGGAGGAAGGCGGCGCCGCCAAGGCGTTCATGGTCCGCGCCGGCGCCTTCGCGGACGCCGACATCGCGATCTCCTGGCATCCGGGCAGCTTCTGGGAGGTGGCGCCGCCGGTCGCCCTCGCCAACACCCGGGCCGACTTCGTCTTCACCGGCCGCACCGCCCACGCGGCGGCCGCGCCCCATCTCGGGCGCTCGGCGCTCGACGCCGTCGAGCTGATGAGCGTCGGCGTGAACTACATGCGCGAGCACATGCCGTCCGACGCGCGGGTGCACTACGCCTATCTCGACGCCGGCGGCATCGCGCCGAACGTCGTCCAGGCCGGCGCGACGGTGCGCTACTCGATCCGGGCCCGCGACCTGCCGGGCATGCTGGCGCTGGTCGAGCGGGTGAAGAAGATCGCGCAGGGCGCCGCCCTGATGACCGAGACCGCGGTCGAGGTGCGGATCGTCAGCGCGGTGTCGAACCTGCTGGCCAACGATCCCCTGGAGCGGGCGCTGCACGACGTCATGGAGGAGCTCGGGCCGCCGCATTTCGACGAGGCCGACCGGGACTTCGCCGGGCAGATCCGGGCGACGCTCACCGACGGCGACATCGACGCCGTGTTCCGCGCCATCGGGATGCCGCGCACCGAGGCACCGCTCGCCGATTTCCTCGTCCCCCTGGACGCGCCGCGCAACCCGGCGGTCGGGTCCACCGATGTCGGCGACGTCAGCTGGGTGGTGCCGACCGTCCAGGCCCACGCGCCGACGGTGGCGATCGGCACGCCGTTCCACACGTGGCAGGTGGTGGCGCAGGGCAAGACACCGGCGGCCCACAAGGCGATGGTGCAGGTCGCCAAGGCGATGGCCGCCACCGGCGCCCGGGCGCTGACCGACGCGGCCCTGCGCGACGCCGCCAAGGCGGACCTCGCCCGCCGGGTCGGCGCGGCGGGCTACGTCTCGCCGCTTCCGCCGGAGGTCGAGCCGCCGCTCGGCATGTCGCTGGGGCGCTGA
- the phnE gene encoding phosphonate ABC transporter, permease protein PhnE, with amino-acid sequence MSTPARPASPDASPDRVAFRPNWTARAGWALLAVYAVYAATQLGFSPERFAGGLAHGRQFLARMFPPNFSRWELIQSGIVESLQIAVIATVAGIAVALPIGFLAARNLMPPWVTWPTRVLIALCRSFHPIIVAILFVKAIGFGALAGVMALIVASVGFIAKLFAEAIEEISLKQVEAVRATGAGFLSTLIMGVQPQVLPRFIGFATYQLDSNLRNSTMVGIVGGGGIGATLFTAYQRFDFDVVLAILIVIVALIMVAEIVSGWARKVFQ; translated from the coding sequence ATGAGCACGCCCGCCCGCCCGGCCTCCCCGGACGCTTCCCCCGACCGCGTCGCGTTCCGGCCCAACTGGACCGCCCGCGCCGGCTGGGCGCTCCTCGCCGTCTACGCGGTCTACGCGGCGACCCAGCTCGGCTTCTCCCCCGAGCGCTTCGCCGGCGGCCTCGCCCACGGGCGGCAATTCCTGGCGCGGATGTTCCCGCCGAACTTCTCCCGCTGGGAGCTGATCCAGTCGGGGATCGTCGAGAGCCTGCAGATCGCCGTGATCGCCACGGTGGCCGGCATCGCGGTCGCCCTGCCGATCGGCTTCCTGGCGGCCCGCAACCTGATGCCGCCCTGGGTGACGTGGCCGACCCGCGTCCTGATCGCGCTCTGCCGGTCGTTCCACCCGATCATCGTGGCGATCCTGTTCGTGAAGGCGATCGGCTTCGGGGCGCTCGCCGGCGTCATGGCGCTGATCGTCGCCTCGGTGGGCTTCATCGCCAAGCTGTTCGCCGAGGCGATCGAGGAGATCTCCCTGAAGCAGGTCGAGGCCGTGCGGGCGACCGGCGCCGGCTTCCTGTCGACCCTGATCATGGGCGTGCAGCCGCAGGTGCTGCCGCGCTTCATCGGCTTCGCCACCTACCAGCTCGATTCCAACCTGCGGAACTCGACCATGGTCGGCATCGTCGGCGGCGGCGGCATCGGCGCGACGCTGTTCACCGCCTACCAGCGCTTCGACTTCGACGTGGTGCTGGCGATCCTGATCGTCATCGTCGCCCTGATCATGGTGGCCGAGATCGTCTCCGGCTGGGCCCGCAAGGTGTTCCAGTGA
- the phnE gene encoding phosphonate ABC transporter, permease protein PhnE produces the protein MSVALAPASAGPRRWQRFPLWKRLARLAFTLCAVAAFVASLRTIEVIPEFLYDAPDQLADLFGRMWPMDAGYVGPTLRALVETLHIATLGTLIAIAIAVPIGLMAARNVAPNRALNLFAKFVFVTSRSVNSLVWALLFVAVFGPGPLAGTLAIALRSVGFTGKLFAEALEEADRGSIEALQAAGAGRMSTLLLGYWPQVKPAFWSIALFRWDINIRESAVLGLVGAGGIGVALDTALNLLYWDQVAVVLAAIFGVVILAEIVVTALRARTL, from the coding sequence GTGAGCGTCGCCCTCGCGCCCGCTTCCGCCGGCCCGCGCCGCTGGCAGCGCTTCCCCCTGTGGAAGCGGCTGGCGCGGCTCGCCTTCACGCTCTGCGCGGTGGCGGCCTTCGTGGCGAGCCTGCGCACCATCGAGGTGATCCCTGAATTCCTCTACGACGCCCCCGACCAGCTGGCCGACCTGTTCGGCCGGATGTGGCCGATGGATGCCGGCTATGTCGGCCCGACGCTGCGGGCGCTGGTGGAGACGCTCCACATCGCGACGCTCGGCACCCTGATCGCCATCGCGATCGCGGTGCCGATCGGGCTGATGGCGGCCCGCAACGTCGCGCCCAACCGCGCGCTGAACCTGTTCGCCAAGTTCGTGTTCGTGACCTCGCGCTCGGTGAACTCCCTGGTCTGGGCGCTGCTGTTCGTGGCGGTGTTCGGCCCGGGGCCGCTGGCCGGGACCCTCGCGATCGCGCTCCGCTCCGTCGGCTTCACCGGCAAGCTGTTCGCCGAGGCGCTGGAGGAGGCCGATCGCGGCTCGATCGAGGCCCTGCAGGCCGCGGGCGCCGGCCGGATGTCGACGCTGCTGCTCGGCTACTGGCCGCAGGTGAAGCCGGCCTTCTGGTCGATCGCGCTGTTCCGCTGGGACATCAATATCCGCGAATCCGCCGTGCTCGGGCTGGTCGGCGCGGGCGGCATCGGCGTCGCGCTCGATACCGCCCTGAACCTGCTCTACTGGGACCAGGTCGCCGTGGTGCTCGCCGCGATCTTCGGCGTCGTCATCCTGGCCGAGATCGTCGTGACGGCTCTGCGCGCCCGGACGCTCTGA
- the phnD gene encoding phosphate/phosphite/phosphonate ABC transporter substrate-binding protein, with protein sequence MTIARYGAALALLCGFGFPSPLRADECPNRGQLDDAYCDANKDLVADVPAKTRDPSVIVFAYTPVEDPAVYENSFKPFTTYLSQCTGKRVVYYPVQSNSAEIEAMRSGRLTVAGFSTGPLGFAVNMAGAVPFAAKGTEKGAEGYNLIVVVKASSPYKTLADLKGKRVAHTAPSSNSGNLAPKALFPEQGLKPGEDYKLIYSGGHDKSALGVGTGDYDAAPVASDVFYRMVARGTIKGDDYRVIYTSEKFPTSGFAYAHDLKPELAEKLKQCFYDFRFPPDMVKDFEGDDRFAPITYLKDWAIVRKVAEESGTPYNKAAYEREAAREAEAARKKAAGAPKP encoded by the coding sequence GTGACGATCGCCCGATACGGCGCAGCCCTGGCGCTGCTCTGCGGCTTCGGTTTCCCGTCGCCCCTCAGGGCCGACGAGTGCCCCAACCGCGGCCAGCTCGACGACGCCTACTGCGACGCCAACAAGGACCTCGTCGCCGACGTCCCGGCCAAGACCCGCGACCCGAGCGTGATCGTCTTCGCCTACACGCCGGTGGAGGATCCCGCGGTCTACGAGAACTCGTTCAAGCCGTTCACGACCTACCTGAGCCAGTGCACGGGCAAGCGCGTCGTCTACTACCCGGTCCAGTCGAACTCGGCCGAGATCGAGGCGATGCGCTCGGGTCGGCTCACGGTGGCGGGCTTCTCGACCGGCCCGCTCGGCTTCGCGGTGAACATGGCCGGCGCGGTGCCGTTCGCCGCCAAGGGCACCGAGAAGGGCGCCGAGGGCTACAACCTGATCGTGGTGGTGAAGGCGAGCAGCCCGTACAAGACGCTGGCCGACCTCAAGGGCAAGCGCGTGGCCCACACGGCGCCGTCGTCGAATTCCGGCAACCTCGCGCCCAAGGCGCTGTTTCCCGAGCAGGGGCTGAAGCCCGGCGAGGACTACAAGCTCATCTACTCGGGCGGCCACGACAAGTCGGCGCTGGGCGTCGGCACCGGCGACTACGACGCCGCCCCGGTGGCCTCGGACGTGTTCTACCGGATGGTCGCCCGCGGCACGATCAAGGGCGACGATTACCGGGTGATCTACACGAGCGAGAAGTTCCCGACCTCGGGCTTCGCCTACGCCCACGATCTCAAGCCGGAACTCGCCGAGAAGCTGAAGCAGTGCTTCTACGATTTCCGCTTCCCGCCCGACATGGTGAAGGATTTCGAGGGCGACGACCGGTTCGCGCCGATCACCTACCTCAAGGACTGGGCGATCGTCCGCAAGGTCGCGGAGGAATCGGGCACGCCGTACAACAAGGCCGCCTACGAGCGCGAGGCCGCCCGCGAGGCCGAGGCCGCCCGCAAGAAGGCCGCGGGCGCGCCCAAGCCGTGA